A genomic stretch from Bifidobacterium sp. ESL0769 includes:
- a CDS encoding G5 domain-containing protein gives MARRWTPRRFVTLRRVRVAVCVGVVLLASIIFFAITARKSVALTVNGDTKTVTTYSASVPRFLESQGVKTKSHDFIESTDKLAGLKNNDVVTVRSAYQTTINIQGQEVSFWTYATSADQLLGFFKANDQNASKVSVNVGNVYNQLTGGFVINKAGPVTVIADGKTSVAPNGKLTAASILDSKNITIGKDDRVNVSEENGKTILRVQRVTHGQETKNVAVAFPTRTVVDPSLQPGQTQIRQAGQNGNKQQVYDVTYVDGQAESSSLKSEAISQAPVEEIVAVGPAAPAPAPSTGGSGSNSNSGSGSGSDSGSNSNSDSNKGDSNSSSNSNSSTSAPSAPSQQPSQPSQPSTPTPAPTPAPAPAPTPTPTPPASSGGGLWHPTREQAQIYAQGAAAQYGWTGDNWSNLVWIWDHESGWRWNAGNPNSTAYGIPQILYYYLYTSQTDWPDNGATQIAAGLTYINGRYGSPNAARVFWNANHWY, from the coding sequence ATGGCACGTCGATGGACGCCACGCCGGTTCGTCACTTTGCGCAGGGTTCGCGTGGCGGTTTGCGTGGGAGTGGTGCTGCTGGCCAGCATCATCTTCTTCGCGATCACCGCGCGCAAAAGCGTTGCCCTGACGGTCAACGGCGATACCAAAACCGTCACCACCTATTCGGCCTCCGTACCCAGATTCCTTGAATCGCAAGGCGTCAAGACCAAATCGCACGATTTCATCGAATCCACCGACAAGCTGGCAGGCCTGAAAAACAATGACGTGGTCACCGTGCGCAGCGCCTACCAGACCACCATCAACATCCAAGGCCAGGAAGTGTCTTTCTGGACCTACGCCACCAGCGCCGACCAGCTACTCGGCTTCTTCAAGGCCAACGATCAGAACGCCTCCAAGGTCTCGGTCAATGTCGGCAACGTCTATAACCAGCTCACCGGCGGTTTCGTGATCAACAAAGCCGGCCCGGTGACGGTGATTGCAGACGGCAAGACTTCCGTCGCGCCCAACGGCAAGCTCACGGCCGCCTCCATTCTCGATTCCAAGAACATCACCATCGGCAAAGACGACCGCGTCAACGTCAGCGAGGAAAACGGAAAGACCATTCTTCGCGTCCAGCGCGTCACACACGGCCAGGAAACTAAGAACGTCGCCGTGGCCTTCCCCACGCGCACCGTGGTCGATCCCAGCCTGCAGCCCGGTCAGACGCAGATTCGTCAAGCCGGCCAGAACGGCAACAAACAACAGGTTTACGACGTCACGTACGTCGACGGGCAGGCCGAAAGTTCGTCACTCAAATCCGAAGCCATCTCGCAAGCGCCCGTCGAGGAAATCGTGGCCGTCGGACCTGCGGCGCCGGCTCCTGCACCTTCGACCGGCGGCAGTGGCAGCAATAGCAATTCCGGCTCTGGCTCCGGCTCCGATAGCGGTTCAAACAGCAACAGCGATTCGAACAAGGGTGACTCCAACAGTTCGAGCAACTCGAACTCGTCGACATCGGCACCTTCGGCTCCTTCGCAGCAACCCAGCCAGCCGAGCCAGCCTTCGACACCTACCCCTGCTCCGACGCCTGCTCCAGCCCCTGCTCCGACTCCGACCCCAACGCCCCCGGCCTCATCGGGTGGCGGTCTTTGGCATCCAACGCGCGAACAGGCACAAATCTACGCTCAGGGCGCTGCGGCACAATATGGTTGGACCGGAGACAACTGGAGCAATCTGGTATGGATTTGGGATCATGAATCCGGATGGCGCTGGAATGCAGGAAACCCGAATTCGACCGCGTACGGCATTCCGCAAATTCTTTATTATTACCTGTACACCAGCCAGACCGACTGGCCGGATAACGGCGCCACGCAGATTGCCGCTGGCCTGACCTATATCAACGGGCGTTACGGTAGCCCGAACGCGGCCCGCGTTTTCTGGAATGCGAATCATTGGTATTAA
- a CDS encoding thioredoxin domain-containing protein → MAQQGNKKAQKRQTRARRQAEEAARQKALEEAAAKERKQQTLIGALVVAIILVLVAIIAIVSLRSIIKKNEANKVTADASYTSLQSVKTKPKHIDKKGGILISKYGYDKKVDNAPTVEIFMDPLCPGCGSMHRQIDSDLDKMVNSGQINLVYHVMNFLDADSTDQYSTRAAGAILYVASHDSNPQHLLDFVSNLYKKDYQPDEGANYKPTSNAQIQAQAVAAGVSKDVMSKAFNGTYNKWLEASYNYTVRRKDILNNSGQLSTPAVTINGKLMDMTQVSELGITQQQALLKSLGLKEAQVGQKGVMPAIGTGAPESLK, encoded by the coding sequence ATGGCACAACAGGGCAATAAAAAAGCGCAGAAACGCCAGACACGAGCCAGGCGCCAAGCCGAGGAAGCAGCGCGGCAGAAGGCGCTGGAAGAGGCTGCGGCCAAGGAACGCAAGCAGCAGACGCTCATCGGCGCACTGGTCGTGGCCATCATCCTCGTGCTCGTTGCCATCATCGCCATCGTCAGCCTCCGTTCGATTATCAAGAAGAACGAGGCGAACAAGGTCACCGCCGACGCTTCTTACACCTCGCTACAGTCGGTGAAAACCAAGCCAAAGCACATCGACAAAAAGGGCGGCATCCTAATTTCCAAGTACGGCTACGACAAGAAAGTCGATAATGCCCCGACCGTCGAAATCTTCATGGATCCGCTTTGCCCTGGCTGCGGTTCGATGCACCGTCAAATCGATTCCGACCTCGACAAAATGGTCAATTCCGGCCAGATCAATCTCGTCTATCATGTCATGAACTTCCTCGACGCGGATTCGACCGACCAGTACTCCACACGCGCTGCCGGCGCGATACTCTACGTCGCCAGCCACGACTCGAACCCCCAGCACCTGCTTGATTTTGTCAGTAACCTCTACAAGAAGGACTACCAGCCCGACGAAGGCGCTAATTACAAGCCAACCAGCAATGCGCAAATCCAAGCGCAGGCCGTGGCAGCCGGGGTTTCGAAGGATGTGATGTCCAAGGCGTTCAACGGCACGTACAACAAGTGGCTCGAGGCGTCATACAACTACACGGTCAGGCGCAAAGACATCCTGAACAATTCCGGGCAGTTGAGCACCCCGGCCGTGACCATCAACGGCAAGCTGATGGATATGACCCAGGTTTCGGAGCTCGGCATCACTCAACAGCAGGCTCTGCTGAAGTCGCTAGGCCTCAAGGAAGCGCAGGTCGGGCAAAAGGGCGTCATGCCGGCAATCGGCACCGGAGCTCCTGAATCGCTGAAGTAA
- a CDS encoding DsbA family protein: protein MARHTRNSYSSTAANTSWYGGVDAGDLLLQARRAQEVKERKQRRIIGFIAFVIVVIFIAVIGLVSYRSIAKRNAAQNITEDQAYATLQDVKVKPKFANDKGGILFSNAGYGKKAANAPTLEIYTDPMCPGCAVLHQQMDATFRAMLDAGQINLEIHPVTFLDNMSTDHYSSRADNGVAYISSNDPNPDHLVDFLTNIHSDSFQPEEAANYKPVSNDQLQQQAIASGVPADIAAKAFGSEYEPWLSAAAQYTLRRPELKDIDGQFKGKLTTPVVVINGKMLDISGISDIGLTYKVAILQSIGLSNEDIGRAGAQPAIGSKGNPTFPKTQPTA from the coding sequence ATGGCTCGGCATACACGCAATAGCTACTCATCGACGGCAGCTAATACTTCTTGGTATGGCGGTGTCGACGCCGGTGATTTGTTGCTTCAGGCGCGTCGCGCTCAGGAAGTCAAGGAGCGCAAGCAGCGTCGTATCATCGGATTCATAGCTTTCGTCATCGTCGTCATTTTCATCGCTGTTATCGGGTTAGTCAGCTACCGTTCCATCGCCAAGCGCAATGCTGCGCAGAATATTACCGAAGACCAGGCATACGCGACCTTGCAGGACGTCAAAGTCAAGCCAAAATTCGCCAATGACAAGGGCGGGATACTTTTTTCGAATGCCGGATACGGCAAGAAGGCCGCCAACGCTCCGACGCTGGAAATCTACACCGACCCGATGTGCCCTGGTTGCGCCGTCCTGCACCAGCAAATGGACGCGACGTTCCGCGCGATGCTCGATGCAGGCCAGATTAACCTTGAAATTCATCCGGTGACGTTCCTTGACAATATGTCGACCGATCATTATTCATCACGTGCCGATAACGGCGTGGCCTATATTTCGTCCAACGATCCCAATCCCGACCATTTGGTTGATTTCCTGACCAACATTCATTCCGATAGTTTCCAGCCTGAAGAAGCCGCCAATTACAAGCCCGTGAGCAACGATCAGTTGCAGCAGCAGGCCATCGCGTCCGGCGTTCCCGCGGATATCGCGGCGAAGGCGTTCGGTAGCGAATATGAGCCTTGGCTTTCGGCAGCCGCGCAATATACGCTGCGTCGGCCCGAGCTCAAGGACATTGACGGGCAGTTCAAGGGCAAGCTCACCACGCCCGTGGTGGTCATCAATGGCAAGATGCTCGATATTTCGGGGATTTCGGACATCGGACTCACTTATAAAGTGGCCATCCTGCAGTCCATCGGCCTCTCCAATGAGGATATCGGCAGGGCTGGCGCGCAGCCGGCCATCGGCAGCAAGGGCAACCCGACATTCCCAAAGACCCAGCCCACTGCGTGA